The DNA sequence CGTACAGGACATACAGCCCGGTTAGCGTGTTCGCTTCTATCTGCTTTTTTAGGTCGCTTTCCCTGCATTCTGGCATCAGTCATTCCTCCTAAACTGCACCGCGCCGGTCTGTTCCGGCAGCAGCACCAGGTCCTCTTCCCCGCCCAGCACAACCGGCAGTCCCCGCTGGGCGGGCGCATAGGCCTTGTATGTATTGGGAGCACCACATAAAATAGTCATATTCGACGGCAGCTGTGCCGCACCCTTTGGCAGACTGCTGCACACCAAAATCTGCGTACCGACAAAGCCGGCCGCCGCAGGGTTGGCGCTGTCCCCGCAAAAAAGGATGCTCAGCCGCCCCATACGAAGCTGTGTCACGCCGTCTGCGTATGTCAGCAGTACAGAATTCCATAGGGAGGCCTCTGACCTGCTGCCGGAAAAACAGCGGCAGTGAATTGCTGCCAGCGTTTGCTCCAACAGGCCATCCAAGACGGGACCCGGCGGCAAAACAACCTGCGGTGGGTTCCACTCTGAAATGACCGCTGTTGCCTGCTGGCTTTCCCTATTAGACTGGCTCAAAAGAACAACCATGTCCAGCTGCCTAACCTGCTCCCGCCGCAAAATGCGCTCTATGGCATAGCTGCCCGCCCCAAAACCGACAACCGCGCCATGCCTGCCATACGTTAAGATTGCGCTGACGCCCTCACTGCTGGCCGCAATCGTAATTTTATACTTTTGATAATTCGTCAGCTGCCAAATGTACCCGTTTGCAAACAACAATACCGCCGCAAGCAATGCGGTCAAACGCAACGGCAGCTCCTTCCGGCGGCAGCACAGCAGACAGGCCGCCCCAAAAAGCAACAGTGCGGCACCCAACCATAGCCGCACAAACCGATATCCGGTCGGCACCTGCGCAAACGGCAGGGATGCACACCATGCCGTACTTGCAATTAGGTAATGTGCCAGCCATTCAGTCAGCTTCCACAAAACAGCGGCTGCTCCGCCGAGCACCGGACAGGCACCCACCAGCACGGCCAGCAGTCCTGTATAAATCATTAGACTGGAGGGCGTGAGCACCAGCAGATTTGCCAGCGGTGAAACCAAAGAAAGTTCCTCAAATGCAAGCAATGACACCGGAAGCGTAAATAATGTGGCGGCCAGTGACATCATAAGGGTGCCCAGAAAATAATTCAACAGTTTCTTTTGTACTTTATTTTTGCTGTATGTCCTTACAAATTTCTGTACCGGACCTGTCCACAGCAAAATCCCCAAAGTTGCCGAAAAGCTAAGCAGCAGGCTGCAGTCAGCCGCAGCGAATGGGCTAAAGAGGCACAGCAGCAGTACCGCAAAGCCAAGGGAATTAAGGCTGTCCGCACGGCGGTAAAAGCACCTGCCGCACAGCATGATTAGGTACATAATACCACTGCGCACAACAGAAGGCGTAAAACAGGTGACGCCCATAAATAAAATGACACCGGCTGCGGCCAAAACGCTGCGCCCTCTGCGGGAAAGTGGAAGCAGCGACAAAAACAACAGGAGAAGCTGTGCTGCGGCCGCCATATGCAGCCCAGAAACGCTTAGCAGATGGGATACTCCCGCGCCGCGGAAGGCTTCTTCCACTGCATCCGGTATCGCTTGTTTTTCGCCGGCCAATATGCCGCTGACCAATGCATTTTCCGGTGACGGCAAATTCCATGCAACACTGTCCAAAAGGTACCGGCGGGCACTGTAAAACACACGCTTCCAAACCGGCGGAGAACCGGTATTCAGGGTATATGGTTCTCCCGTCTGGATATACCCCTGCAGCACCGTTTTGTGGGCCAGCAGTCGGTTGCGGTTGGAAAAATATCCGCTGCCGCCCGACCGATACAAATGTACTGTCCCCCGAAAATCATCAAATGTTTCCGCCGAAAACGACTCATTCGCCGACAGACGCAGCTCTTTCCCAGCCAGCGGTGTCTGCCGACTGCCACCGCAGCTAGTAACCGTCAGCGTATAAAACGCCTTTCCGGAAGAATAGTCCGGTTCTTCGGACACCATTCCCTTTACCAACACATTTCTGCCCGCATATTGCTGTACTGCCTGCTCATATGAAAAGCTCATCCAGCAAAAGAGCAGACAGGCAGCGGCCGCCGTAAAAGCCGCCGCAGGCAGAACACAATCCTGCCCTGTCCGTTTTTTGCGCAACAGCAACAGCAGCAGCCCGGCTAATAGACAGGCAGCACCCAAGATACCTGCCGCCTGTCTTCCCAGAAAAATAGAAACCGCCTGTGTCAGCAGATATGTAAAACCTACCAACGCAAGCGGTCGTTTCATTTGGAATCTCCTAATTATTTCTCATGTGAAAACATCGGCAGCGGCTCCAGATAAATAATATCCTTGCGGTCCTTTGCGTCCCCTTCCGCCAAAACAGAAGCACGGCCGACAATGTTGCCGTCAAAGCGCTCAACCAGTTTTTCCATAGCGGCCAGTGACTCGCCGGTGCTGATAACGTCGTCCACAATCAGCACCCGTTTGTCCTTCAGACCTTTATAGTCGTCCTCCGCCAGATACAGTTCCTGCATATGGTCGGTCGTAATGGAATTGACCTCCACATGAATCGGGTTGCGCATATACGCCTTGACGCTCTTGCGTGCAACGATGTAACGGCCGCAGCCCTGACGGGCCATTTCATAAGCCAGCGGAATGCCCTTTGTTTCCGCTGTGACCACCACGTCATGTTCCGGGCAGCACTTCAGCAGTGCAGCAGCACTTGCCTTTGTGATTTCCACATCACCCAGCATAACGAATCCGGCAATGTCCATGGTATCGCTGATGGGGCAGATTGGCAAATCGCGCTCACAGCCCGCGATGGTCATATGGTAATATTTTAAGCCATTGATTGTAACAATTTGATTCACAGGTAACCGGCCTTTCTCATCTTATAAGTATAAAATTCTGCTTGCTGACCTTCAGCCAGTCAGCCGGGCGGCCACGCCATTGGGCGCCCTCCTAACAGATGAAAATGCAGGTGTTTAACGGACTGACCGCCTTCTTCACCAACATTGCTGACAATACGCCAGCCGCGGTCCAAATGGTTTTCTTTCGCCAGCTTGGCTGCTACCTCAAAAATATGGGCAACAATTGCGCTGTTCTTCGGCGTAATTTCCTCCGCAGAAGCAATGTGTTCCCGCGGGATAATCAGCAGATGAACCGGTGCCTGCGGCTCCAAATCTTTAAAAGCAACGCAGAGGTCATCTTCATAAACACGCGTGCTGGGGATTTCCCCGGAAGCAATCTTGCAGAATACGCAATCCATGCTGTCTTTCCTCCTTTCCCCGTTTTTCATGACAAATGTTCCGCAAAAAAGCACTTATGCAGAACTCCCACCAAAATAATATTATAATCAGTTTTTGGAAAATGCGCAAGTACAGAATTCACTTTACCATATCTGCAACAATTCCCGCGGCGGCCTGCAGGGCTGTATCCAGCTTGCTGAAGTCACGGGCACCAGCCATAGCAAAATCGGGCTTGCCGCCGCCGTTGCCGCCGGCGAGCTGTGCCACGGCCTTTGCAATCTTTCCGGCATGCGCGCCCTGTTTCAGGGCCTGCTTGCCAACAGCAACTGCCAAATTGGCCTTTGCGCCGTTCACACCGGCAAAAACCGCCACCAAATCATCTGCACTGCTGCGGGCCTGGTCGCACATGGTGCGCAGGGCAGCCGCGTCCGCGCCGTTCACCTTTGCGGTGCAGACACGCACACTGCCAGCCGTTTTGGCATTGGCAAGCAGGTGTTCCACCTTCTGAGCTGCCAGTTTCGATTTTTCTTTTTCCAGCTCATTTTCCGTCTGCTTCAGCTGTGCGGCGACCTGCTCCGCGTGTTCCGGCAAATCCGCAGCATTGTTAAGTTTTAAGGCAGCCGCCGTACGATTGATGACGGAAAGGCTCTGGTTCAGTAAACGGCTGACACCGCGGCCTGTCACCGCCTCAATGCGGCGCACACCGGCAGCCGCACTGGTTTCGGAAATGACTTTAAATAGTCCAAGCTTCGCTGTATTGTCCACATGGGTGCCGCCGCAGAATTCCTTGCTGAAATCGCCCGCAGAAACGACACGCACAATTTTGCCGTACTTTTCTCCGAACAGTGCCATTGCGCCCAGCTTTTTCGCCTCATCAATCGGCATCTCACGCACTTTTACCGGCACTGCCGCCAGGATAATGTCATTGACCATATTCTCTACTTTCTGCAGTTCTTCCGATGTCAAGGCTGCAAAATGCGTAAAGTCAAACCGCACATGCTCTTCATTTACCAACTGCCCGGCCTGCTCCACATGTGTGCCCAGTACACGGCGCAGAGCCGCCTGCAGCAAATGTGCCGCCGTATGGTTGCGCATGATGGACTCCCGGCGCTTCCAGTCCGGCTGTGCTGTCACCGTATCGCCGACACGAATGGTGCCTACCTGTACAGTGCAGTGATGGATAAAGTTTTTGGCATGATTTTTCGTGGTATCCTGCACCAGCAGCACCGCGTCTTCCGCACTGATGGAACCGATATCGCCAACCTGTCCGCCGCTTTCACCGTAGAAGGTCGTTTTGTCGAGGACCAGTCCGATTTTATCGCCTGCGTCCACGGACTCTGCCCGTTTGCCATCCTTCACAATTGCCACGACTTTTGCCTGTACCGTCTTTTCGGTATAGCCATGGAACTCGGTTTCCGGCACACTTTCCAGGAGGTCACTTTCACCCGCCCAAGCATCTGCACCGGCGTTTTTACGGGCCGCACGAGCACGCTCTTTCTGCTCCTGCATACGCTTTTGGAAGGTATCCTCATCAACGGTCATATCGTGTTCGGCAGCAATCTCTTTTGTCAGGTCAATGGGAAAGCCGTAGGTATCGCTAAGCTTAAAGGCATCGTCACCGGAAATGACCTTATCCTTATTCTGCGCAATGATGTCGTCCAGCAGCTGCGAGCCCTGGTCAATCGTGCGGGAAAAGCTTTCTTCTTCTACGGAAATCAGCTTCAGAATCATGGCTTCCTTTTCTTCCAGCTCCGGATAAGCACCCTTATTTTCGTGGATGACCGACTCGGCAACCTTTGCGAGGAACGGTTCATGAACACCAAGCAAACGCCCGTGGCGAGCCGCACGACGCAGCAGACGGCGCAACACGTAGCCGCGGCCCTCATTGCTGGGCATAACGCCGTCACCTATCATAAAGGTTGCCGCACGTGTATGGTCGGTAATGACGCGTAGGGAAATATCCGCCTGCTTGTCTTTGCCGTACTCCACATGAGCAATGCTGCCGATGGTCTTCATAATGTTTTGTGCTGTATCAACAAGGAACATATTATCAACATTCTGCATAATGCAGGCCAGTCGATCCAGCCCCATGCCAGTATCAATATTCGGGTGCTCCATGGGCGGATAATGGCCATGGCCGTCACAGTTAAACTGGGAAAAGACAACGTTCCAGAATTCAACGTAGCGGTCGCAGTCGCAGCTGACACCACAGGTAGGTTTGCCGCAGCCGTGTTCCGGGCCGCGGTCAAAGTAAATCTCGGAGCAAGGGCCGCAGGGACCGGAACCGTGTTCCCAGAAGTTGTCCTCTTTTCCAAGGCGGACAATATGGTCCGGCGATACGCCGATTTCTTTGGTCCAAATATCAAACGCCTCGTCATCGTCCAAATAAATGGTAACCCACAGCCGGTCCTCAGGCATCTCCATTACTTTCGTGCAGAACTCCCATGCCCACGCAATGGCCTCATGCTTAAAGTAATCACCGAAGGAGAAATTGCCGAGCATTTCAAAGAACGTGCCGTGGCGGTCGGTAATGCCGACGTTTTCAATATCGCCGGTACGAATGCACTTCTGGCAGGTCGTTACACGGCGGCGGGGCGGTGTCACCTCGCCGGTAAAGTATTTTTTCATAGGTGCCATGCCGCTATTAATCAGCAGCAGGGAGTTATCATCTTTTGGAATCAGTGAAAAGCTAGGCAGCCGCAGGTGCCCCTTGCTCTCGAAAAATTCCAGATATTTTTCTCGGATTTCATTCAATCCCATCCACTTCATATTGCTGTTCTCCATCCTTTTATTCGTAAAATTTTGCGTTTATAGAAATAACAAAAAAAGAAAGGTGCCCCGTCCGCAATGGGACGGGAACACCCGTGGTACCACCCAAATTGCGCCTGAGGAGCGCCTCTCTTTGCCCTTAACGCGGGAAAACGCCGCCGCTCGCCGCGGGGAACTCTGGGCCGGCCGGCCGCCAGCAAAGAAGTCCGGCTTTCACCATATGCCAGCTCTCTGTACAATCCTGCTGGGGCTTCATGCCCTTCATCGTCTTTTCCTTATGGCATTATTATAAACAGGAAGACGAGAAATGTCAATCTTTCGGGTACAGTGTATCCGCAATGCGGCGGAAGATTGGGCCGCAGCTGACGCCGCCGCCGCTGCCGCCGTCCTCCATAATGACCACAACATACCGCGGCGAATCCACCGGAAAGAATCCCGCATACCAGCTGACTACGTCCTCTTTCCCCGCCGTGTAATGTCCGGTTTGTGCCGTTGCCGTTTTCACCGCTGCCTTAACATACTGCGGTTTTCCCGCGCGCCCGGTGCCTTTTTCGGCGCTCATCTCCATGCCGTCACGGATAAGGTCCGCCGTCCGCTGCGTAAAGGCCCGTGTGCCGGCCGGCTTTTCCGCTGGCACAACTATTTTCCCTGTGGCATTCGCAGTGCCCAGCGACAACGATGGCCGCGTATAAATGCCGCCGGAAGCAACAGCATTGACCATAGCTGCCACCTGCATGGGGGAAGCCGTCAGTGTTCCCTGTCCAAATGAAAAGTTTGCTAGCGCCCGCGGATTTTTGAGTTCCAGCAAACTCGGCAGCGTTCCGGCACCGCCGCAAAGCTGCGGTGCGATCTCTGTTTTCTGCCCAAATCCCAACCGCCGCGCCATCTGCAGAAAAGCGGTCGGCGGTACTTTCCGCATACAGGATACAAAATACGAATTGCAGGACTGTGCCAGCGCCTGCTGCAAAGTGATGCGGCCGTGCGATTCTCCGCCCGCACAGTGAAAGGCAAAGCCGCCGGCCGTTTCACTGCCGTGACAGGTATACACTGCGTTTGGGTCCAGCCCGTTTTCCAGCGCTGCCGCCGCGGCAGCAATTTTAAAGACCGAACCCACACTGCATGGTGCAAGGGTGCGGTCCACTAAGGCTCCATCTGCCTGCTGCACCGTTTTTGAAAGGTCCGCTGGGTCGAAGGACGGCAAACTGGCACTGGCTAAGATTTCACCGCTTCCGGCTTTTAGGATAACTACGGCGCCTTTTTCAAAAGCCGTTCCTGCCGCCGTTTCCGCCAACTTTTGCAGGCCACTGTCTATGGTCAGCACTTCGCTGGACGATGTGCCTGCCGCGGTGGAAGTGACCTGTGGCTGTTCCCCCGGCAGTGGGTGCCGCAGTGCATCCACCGTATAGGTAATGCGGGTTGTCGATGCGGCGCTGGAAAGGACCTTGTCAAAGGCTTTTTCGGCACCGCAGACACCGTGCCCGCTGCCGTCCAAATAGCCAACCAAATGCGGTGCCAGCGGATGTGAGGGACGGCGCTGCTGCTGTGGAAAGCTCAGCACACCTTCCCCTTTCACCCGTACCGGCAAATAGGTGAAAAATGGATACCCCTCTTTTAGCTGCGGATACAGTGCCTGCATTTGCTGCTTTGACAGTGACCGGCTAAGCGCCGCCGCCGACTCCCGCCCAGGCTCCACCGCTGTCAGATAGGTGATTCTACCGCCGGTCAACGCCTGCATATTCCGGTCATATACCGTACCGCGGCCCGCTGAAAAAGTGAGGGTAAGATGCTGCTGTGTGGCAGCCGTCTGTGCCAAAGTTCCCCGCCAAAGCGTTGCCTGCAGCAGCTGCGCCATACAAAAAGCGAACAGCAGCAGCATGACGCCCAACGTCCAGAGAACTCGTTTTTCCGTCTTCTGCATACAAAAAGCCCCCCGCTGAAAGTATTCCCAGCAGAGGACTTTTTCATTCCTTATTTTGGTAACGATAATTTTTTCTGTTCAGTCTTTTTGTTTGCGGATACGCAGCAGCGCACCGGGGGCAATCGGTGTATCTGTGTAAAGCAGTACACGCATAACTGCATGGTTAGCGGACTCAATTGGTTCCCCATCTCCGTTTTCAATATGGTCCATTTTTACAAGATAGGGTGCCTTTCCGGGCTCCAGCACATCGGCTGTATCGCCGCGGAAAAAGCGGTTGCGCTGTGACAAAACCGCTACGCCGTTGTGGTACGATTCGCACACAGCCGCAACTTCATAGTCACGCACATAGCTGCCCAGCGTCAAACTTTCATCCGGACGGCCAAAGTAAAAACCAGTACTGTACTGGCGGTGACTGATTTTATTCAGTTCCTCTTTGACCCACGGCGTCAGCGGTTTGCCCGCTATAGCGTCATTCAGTGCCCGGCGGTACGCGTTGGTTGCGGCCGCTGTGTAGTATGCCGACTTGGCGCGGCCCTCTATTTTCAGGCTGTCCACACCGGCCTGCAGCAGTTCCGGGATATGTTCGGACATATTCATGTCTTTTGCATTTAAAATGTAGCTGCCGTTGCTGTCCTCATCAATCGGCAGGTACACCCCGGGGCGGGTTTCTTCACACAGGGCATATTTCCAGCGGCAGGGCTGCGCACACTCGCCGTGGTTGCCGTCCCGTCCGGTAAAGTAGTTGGAAAGCAGGCAGCGGCCGGAAATAGAAACACACATGGCTCCATGCACAAAGCACTCGATTTCCAGGTCCTTCGGTGTTTTGGCACGCAGGGTTGCCACCTCTTCCAGGGAAAGTTCCCGTGCCAACACCACACGTTTGGCACCCAAATCATAAAGACGTCGTGCAGCCGCATAGTTGGTTACGCCGGTCTGGGTAGAAATATGAATGTCCACCTGCGGCGCTACCTTCTGTGCCATTTCCATAACACCCATATCCGTAACGATAAAGGCATCCACACCGGCATCCCGCG is a window from the Caproicibacterium lactatifermentans genome containing:
- a CDS encoding ComEC/Rec2 family competence protein, with the translated sequence MKRPLALVGFTYLLTQAVSIFLGRQAAGILGAACLLAGLLLLLLRKKRTGQDCVLPAAAFTAAAACLLFCWMSFSYEQAVQQYAGRNVLVKGMVSEEPDYSSGKAFYTLTVTSCGGSRQTPLAGKELRLSANESFSAETFDDFRGTVHLYRSGGSGYFSNRNRLLAHKTVLQGYIQTGEPYTLNTGSPPVWKRVFYSARRYLLDSVAWNLPSPENALVSGILAGEKQAIPDAVEEAFRGAGVSHLLSVSGLHMAAAAQLLLLFLSLLPLSRRGRSVLAAAGVILFMGVTCFTPSVVRSGIMYLIMLCGRCFYRRADSLNSLGFAVLLLCLFSPFAAADCSLLLSFSATLGILLWTGPVQKFVRTYSKNKVQKKLLNYFLGTLMMSLAATLFTLPVSLLAFEELSLVSPLANLLVLTPSSLMIYTGLLAVLVGACPVLGGAAAVLWKLTEWLAHYLIASTAWCASLPFAQVPTGYRFVRLWLGAALLLFGAACLLCCRRKELPLRLTALLAAVLLFANGYIWQLTNYQKYKITIAASSEGVSAILTYGRHGAVVGFGAGSYAIERILRREQVRQLDMVVLLSQSNRESQQATAVISEWNPPQVVLPPGPVLDGLLEQTLAAIHCRCFSGSRSEASLWNSVLLTYADGVTQLRMGRLSILFCGDSANPAAAGFVGTQILVCSSLPKGAAQLPSNMTILCGAPNTYKAYAPAQRGLPVVLGGEEDLVLLPEQTGAVQFRRND
- a CDS encoding phosphoribosyltransferase family protein; the encoded protein is MTIAGCERDLPICPISDTMDIAGFVMLGDVEITKASAAALLKCCPEHDVVVTAETKGIPLAYEMARQGCGRYIVARKSVKAYMRNPIHVEVNSITTDHMQELYLAEDDYKGLKDKRVLIVDDVISTGESLAAMEKLVERFDGNIVGRASVLAEGDAKDRKDIIYLEPLPMFSHEK
- a CDS encoding histidine triad nucleotide-binding protein, yielding MDCVFCKIASGEIPSTRVYEDDLCVAFKDLEPQAPVHLLIIPREHIASAEEITPKNSAIVAHIFEVAAKLAKENHLDRGWRIVSNVGEEGGQSVKHLHFHLLGGRPMAWPPG
- the alaS gene encoding alanine--tRNA ligase, with amino-acid sequence MKWMGLNEIREKYLEFFESKGHLRLPSFSLIPKDDNSLLLINSGMAPMKKYFTGEVTPPRRRVTTCQKCIRTGDIENVGITDRHGTFFEMLGNFSFGDYFKHEAIAWAWEFCTKVMEMPEDRLWVTIYLDDDEAFDIWTKEIGVSPDHIVRLGKEDNFWEHGSGPCGPCSEIYFDRGPEHGCGKPTCGVSCDCDRYVEFWNVVFSQFNCDGHGHYPPMEHPNIDTGMGLDRLACIMQNVDNMFLVDTAQNIMKTIGSIAHVEYGKDKQADISLRVITDHTRAATFMIGDGVMPSNEGRGYVLRRLLRRAARHGRLLGVHEPFLAKVAESVIHENKGAYPELEEKEAMILKLISVEEESFSRTIDQGSQLLDDIIAQNKDKVISGDDAFKLSDTYGFPIDLTKEIAAEHDMTVDEDTFQKRMQEQKERARAARKNAGADAWAGESDLLESVPETEFHGYTEKTVQAKVVAIVKDGKRAESVDAGDKIGLVLDKTTFYGESGGQVGDIGSISAEDAVLLVQDTTKNHAKNFIHHCTVQVGTIRVGDTVTAQPDWKRRESIMRNHTAAHLLQAALRRVLGTHVEQAGQLVNEEHVRFDFTHFAALTSEELQKVENMVNDIILAAVPVKVREMPIDEAKKLGAMALFGEKYGKIVRVVSAGDFSKEFCGGTHVDNTAKLGLFKVISETSAAAGVRRIEAVTGRGVSRLLNQSLSVINRTAAALKLNNAADLPEHAEQVAAQLKQTENELEKEKSKLAAQKVEHLLANAKTAGSVRVCTAKVNGADAAALRTMCDQARSSADDLVAVFAGVNGAKANLAVAVGKQALKQGAHAGKIAKAVAQLAGGNGGGKPDFAMAGARDFSKLDTALQAAAGIVADMVK
- a CDS encoding peptidoglycan D,D-transpeptidase FtsI family protein is translated as MQKTEKRVLWTLGVMLLLFAFCMAQLLQATLWRGTLAQTAATQQHLTLTFSAGRGTVYDRNMQALTGGRITYLTAVEPGRESAAALSRSLSKQQMQALYPQLKEGYPFFTYLPVRVKGEGVLSFPQQQRRPSHPLAPHLVGYLDGSGHGVCGAEKAFDKVLSSAASTTRITYTVDALRHPLPGEQPQVTSTAAGTSSSEVLTIDSGLQKLAETAAGTAFEKGAVVILKAGSGEILASASLPSFDPADLSKTVQQADGALVDRTLAPCSVGSVFKIAAAAAALENGLDPNAVYTCHGSETAGGFAFHCAGGESHGRITLQQALAQSCNSYFVSCMRKVPPTAFLQMARRLGFGQKTEIAPQLCGGAGTLPSLLELKNPRALANFSFGQGTLTASPMQVAAMVNAVASGGIYTRPSLSLGTANATGKIVVPAEKPAGTRAFTQRTADLIRDGMEMSAEKGTGRAGKPQYVKAAVKTATAQTGHYTAGKEDVVSWYAGFFPVDSPRYVVVIMEDGGSGGGVSCGPIFRRIADTLYPKD
- a CDS encoding peptidase U32 family protein; the encoded protein is MSFEKIPDRLPELLAPAGDMERLQAAVQFGADAVYLAGTQFGMRSAPSNFTPQQLADGVRFAHSHGVRIYLTCNIIPHNSDVEHLEPFLRMARDAGVDAFIVTDMGVMEMAQKVAPQVDIHISTQTGVTNYAAARRLYDLGAKRVVLARELSLEEVATLRAKTPKDLEIECFVHGAMCVSISGRCLLSNYFTGRDGNHGECAQPCRWKYALCEETRPGVYLPIDEDSNGSYILNAKDMNMSEHIPELLQAGVDSLKIEGRAKSAYYTAAATNAYRRALNDAIAGKPLTPWVKEELNKISHRQYSTGFYFGRPDESLTLGSYVRDYEVAAVCESYHNGVAVLSQRNRFFRGDTADVLEPGKAPYLVKMDHIENGDGEPIESANHAVMRVLLYTDTPIAPGALLRIRKQKD